One region of Psychrobacter sp. DAB_AL43B genomic DNA includes:
- a CDS encoding asparaginase, which translates to MTKTISTPIQLIYAGGTFGSYGRPLAPLSAEVFLPTLQQLLADPNNAVNLLPIAWLNNTLIKDSSQLTPSDFVHFYKLLLSAYEQGSRRFVLITGTDTLSYLGAFLAEAFAGSDICVVVTGSMRPLLDSEVLHSYAIDAQSDAWSNLKDALKLAAAGESGVKIAFGGESWPAQTVQKIHSHDFMAFTGHLRAAYPANSYIKTLPDTRRQYWLDDQQDIIDDIQARAEQACVHALYCLPNATDVLNSQLRALLSQPPCGIILLGFGAGNVPYSADLAEALQLAYEKGHMVICASQCPFGGVSDNYAAGSWQYDYQVIAGGRLTIPAIYARLLWLLLRYDSPARRRQRWLNNVNQTGTRIKKR; encoded by the coding sequence ATGACCAAAACAATCTCTACACCGATCCAGCTCATCTATGCTGGCGGCACTTTTGGCAGTTATGGTCGTCCATTAGCACCCTTATCAGCAGAAGTATTTTTGCCAACGCTGCAACAACTGCTAGCCGATCCAAATAATGCGGTTAATCTATTGCCAATTGCTTGGCTTAACAATACGCTCATTAAAGACAGTAGCCAACTTACTCCTAGCGATTTTGTACATTTTTATAAGCTGCTATTGTCAGCTTATGAACAAGGTAGTAGACGCTTTGTATTAATCACCGGCACTGATACCTTAAGTTACTTGGGAGCATTCTTAGCAGAAGCCTTTGCTGGTAGCGACATTTGTGTCGTTGTCACTGGTAGTATGCGCCCGTTATTAGACAGTGAAGTACTACACTCTTACGCTATTGACGCCCAAAGTGATGCTTGGAGCAATCTTAAAGACGCTTTAAAACTGGCAGCTGCCGGTGAGTCAGGTGTGAAGATTGCCTTTGGCGGCGAGTCTTGGCCTGCGCAAACGGTACAAAAGATACATAGCCATGATTTTATGGCTTTTACCGGTCACTTAAGAGCCGCTTATCCGGCCAATAGTTATATCAAAACCCTTCCAGATACGCGTCGGCAGTATTGGCTTGATGACCAACAAGATATAATCGATGATATTCAAGCTCGCGCTGAGCAAGCCTGCGTTCATGCTTTATATTGTTTGCCAAATGCGACCGATGTATTAAACAGTCAGCTCCGCGCCCTATTATCGCAGCCGCCTTGTGGCATTATCTTATTAGGCTTTGGCGCTGGCAATGTTCCTTATTCAGCAGACTTAGCAGAAGCACTACAGTTGGCTTACGAAAAAGGTCACATGGTGATATGTGCCAGCCAATGCCCGTTTGGCGGTGTCAGTGACAATTATGCGGCTGGCAGTTGGCAATACGATTATCAAGTCATTGCAGGCGGGCGCTTAACCATCCCTGCTATTTATGCACGCCTACTGTGGTTACTATTGCGCTATGATAGCCCAGCACGACGTCGGCAACGCTGGTTAAATAACGTTAATCAAACTGGCACGCGCATTAAAAAACGCTAA
- the truA gene encoding tRNA pseudouridine(38-40) synthase TruA, with protein sequence MPMYTLAIAIEFLGTHYHGWQRQKEVLGVQQALETAISTVANEPVEVVAAGRTDSSVHASNMIAHFVTHAYRPTNNWLRGVNSLLPDDIALRWVQPMPADFHARFAAIARRYRYITLNQTQRPAILNHQVTHIYEPLDLAAMQLAAADIVGTHDFSSYRAAACQSNQPVRNVSHANIFAHGQFIVFDIQADGFLHHMVRNLMGTLYAIGRHELEPADFLNILAKKDRTIAPPTASGDGLYFINAYYPEHFQTLLPNAPLTPIWLNLPD encoded by the coding sequence ATACCGATGTATACATTAGCCATTGCCATCGAATTTTTGGGCACGCATTATCATGGTTGGCAACGTCAAAAAGAGGTGTTAGGCGTACAACAAGCATTAGAAACTGCCATCAGTACCGTCGCCAATGAGCCAGTAGAAGTCGTAGCAGCGGGGCGCACGGACTCAAGTGTCCATGCCAGCAACATGATTGCCCACTTTGTCACTCATGCCTATCGACCTACAAACAACTGGTTACGCGGTGTGAATAGTCTATTGCCTGATGATATTGCTTTGCGCTGGGTTCAGCCGATGCCCGCAGATTTTCATGCACGTTTTGCAGCCATTGCTCGTCGTTATCGCTATATCACCCTCAATCAGACTCAGCGTCCTGCCATTCTCAATCATCAAGTAACCCATATCTATGAGCCACTTGATCTAGCCGCCATGCAACTGGCTGCTGCTGATATCGTAGGTACTCATGACTTTAGTAGCTACCGCGCCGCGGCTTGCCAATCCAATCAGCCTGTGCGCAATGTTAGCCATGCAAATATTTTTGCTCATGGCCAGTTTATCGTTTTCGATATTCAAGCCGATGGATTCTTACATCATATGGTTCGCAATCTGATGGGAACGCTATACGCTATCGGCAGACACGAATTAGAACCAGCAGATTTTTTAAATATTTTGGCTAAAAAAGATCGTACCATTGCACCGCCCACCGCTTCTGGTGATGGTTTGTATTTTATTAATGCCTATTATCCTGAGCACTTTCAAACATTACTGCCGAATGCCCCATTAACACCCATTTGGCTAAACCTTCCCGACTAG
- the infA gene encoding translation initiation factor IF-1, translated as MAKDEIIEFEGEVIDTLPNTLFKVRLENGHEIIAHISGKMRKHYIRILTGDKVKVEMTPYDLSKGRITYRGKN; from the coding sequence ATGGCAAAAGACGAGATTATTGAATTTGAAGGCGAAGTCATTGACACCCTTCCAAATACTTTGTTTAAAGTTCGTTTAGAAAACGGACACGAAATCATTGCGCACATCTCAGGTAAGATGCGTAAGCATTACATTCGCATTTTAACGGGCGATAAAGTCAAGGTTGAAATGACCCCTTATGACCTATCTAAAGGTCGCATTACTTACCGTGGTAAAAACTAA
- a CDS encoding L,D-transpeptidase family protein: MYQLTKISTAIAALGLSTVLFMAQSIAATNDDSANVANKSTLNNVSDISPVTNGVSQKVAGKSKAAVSLNKFLPTIKYTIENLPAVAQKINNATWKEGMNLDRHTVTKLQALLNWHQNAVGPVDGYWGKNTRKAMQAFQKANGLTVTDTLNNETWQALTKNDKLMQQPVLVSYQLSDADINIKTTTIPAGAEAKAKLDGLYYESVIEGLAEKFHISESYLKALNPNASFTVGETITVYNPGNPNTKPVTRVVADKATETLYAYDDKNNLIASYPATVGSTAMPSPTGTHTVEVKVHEPNYTYSADDGSKSILPPGPNNPVGLVWIGLSKPSYGIHGSPDPARISRQASAGCIRLTNWDALALLGVIQNGATVEFK, encoded by the coding sequence ATGTATCAATTAACAAAAATTAGCACGGCGATAGCTGCGCTTGGTCTATCAACAGTTCTGTTTATGGCTCAAAGTATCGCCGCGACCAACGACGATAGCGCAAATGTTGCTAATAAAAGCACGCTTAACAATGTCAGTGATATAAGTCCGGTTACCAATGGGGTGAGTCAAAAAGTTGCTGGTAAGAGTAAAGCTGCCGTATCATTAAATAAATTTTTACCTACCATCAAATATACAATAGAAAACCTGCCGGCAGTGGCCCAAAAGATAAACAATGCTACTTGGAAAGAAGGTATGAATCTAGATCGTCATACTGTCACTAAATTGCAAGCTTTATTAAATTGGCATCAAAACGCGGTTGGCCCTGTCGATGGTTATTGGGGAAAGAATACCCGTAAAGCGATGCAAGCCTTTCAAAAGGCCAATGGTTTGACAGTGACGGATACATTGAATAATGAAACGTGGCAAGCATTAACCAAAAACGATAAACTGATGCAGCAACCAGTATTGGTGAGCTATCAGCTCAGTGATGCTGACATTAATATCAAAACGACGACCATTCCAGCGGGTGCAGAGGCCAAAGCCAAGCTTGATGGGTTGTATTATGAAAGCGTGATTGAAGGATTGGCGGAAAAATTTCATATCAGTGAAAGTTATCTTAAAGCGCTCAATCCAAACGCTAGTTTTACAGTAGGCGAGACCATCACAGTATACAATCCGGGCAATCCTAACACCAAGCCGGTTACGCGAGTCGTTGCTGATAAAGCCACCGAAACCCTATATGCGTATGATGATAAGAATAATTTAATTGCCAGCTATCCGGCGACAGTAGGTAGCACAGCTATGCCGTCGCCAACGGGTACGCATACCGTAGAGGTAAAAGTGCATGAGCCTAATTATACTTATAGCGCTGATGATGGTAGTAAGTCTATCCTTCCACCGGGTCCTAATAATCCAGTAGGATTGGTGTGGATAGGCTTAAGTAAGCCTTCATATGGTATTCATGGTTCGCCAGATCCTGCTCGTATCAGTCGTCAAGCATCGGCAGGCTGCATACGTTTGACGAATTGGGATGCATTGGCATTGCTTGGTGTGATACAAAATGGTGCGACAGTTGAATTTAAATAA
- the leuB gene encoding 3-isopropylmalate dehydrogenase, translated as MATILTLAGDGIGPEIMTQAIDVLEAVNHKFALGLTLESGLIGGVAVDATGEPLPEETLQRARAADAVLLGAVGGPKWDGIERSKRPERGLLKIRSELGLFANLRVAKLYPQLVNASSIKPEIISGLDLLIVRELTGGIYFGEPRGIRTLENGEQQGYNTMVYSTSEINRIGKVAFELAQTRAQAAGTPAKVCSIDKANVLEVTELWKQTMIELQQADYGDVALSHMYADNACMQLIKDPKQFDVMVTGNLFGDILSDEAAMLTGSIGMLPSASLDEAGKGMYEPCHGSAPDIAGQDIANPLATILSVAMMLRYTFKQEAAAQAIEQAVSDVLDDGLRTVDILDRSEAGLKQVGCQEMGQAVLAKLV; from the coding sequence ATGGCAACGATTTTAACATTAGCGGGCGATGGTATTGGCCCTGAGATCATGACTCAAGCCATTGATGTGCTCGAAGCTGTCAATCATAAGTTTGCGTTAGGTTTGACCCTTGAGTCTGGATTAATCGGCGGTGTGGCAGTTGATGCAACTGGAGAGCCTTTACCAGAAGAGACGCTACAACGTGCGCGCGCAGCAGATGCGGTGTTATTGGGTGCCGTTGGTGGGCCTAAGTGGGATGGTATTGAGCGCAGCAAACGCCCTGAGCGTGGTCTGCTTAAAATCCGTAGTGAGCTTGGTTTATTTGCCAATTTACGAGTGGCAAAACTTTATCCGCAACTGGTCAATGCTTCTAGTATTAAACCTGAAATTATCTCAGGTCTAGATTTGCTTATCGTCCGTGAATTGACCGGTGGTATTTATTTTGGTGAGCCACGCGGTATCCGCACCCTAGAAAATGGTGAGCAGCAAGGCTATAACACCATGGTTTATAGCACCAGCGAGATTAATCGTATCGGCAAGGTTGCTTTTGAGCTGGCACAAACACGCGCGCAAGCAGCGGGTACACCTGCCAAAGTTTGCTCTATTGATAAAGCTAATGTGTTAGAAGTCACTGAGCTTTGGAAGCAGACGATGATTGAGCTGCAGCAAGCGGACTATGGCGATGTGGCGTTATCGCATATGTATGCCGACAATGCCTGTATGCAACTTATCAAGGATCCTAAACAGTTCGATGTCATGGTAACGGGCAATCTGTTCGGTGATATCTTATCTGACGAAGCGGCTATGCTTACGGGTTCTATCGGTATGCTACCATCAGCCAGTCTCGATGAAGCAGGTAAAGGGATGTATGAGCCTTGCCATGGTTCAGCCCCTGATATCGCAGGACAAGATATAGCCAATCCATTGGCCACCATTTTATCCGTCGCGATGATGCTGCGTTATACCTTTAAACAAGAAGCTGCCGCGCAAGCAATTGAGCAAGCGGTAAGTGATGTCCTTGATGATGGCTTACGTACTGTCGATATCTTAGACCGTAGTGAAGCTGGACTAAAACAAGTAGGCTGTCAGGAAATGGGGCAAGCGGTATTGGCCAAATTGGTCTAG
- the leuD gene encoding 3-isopropylmalate dehydratase small subunit: MQAYNTQTGIVCPLDRANVDTDQIIAKQFLKSIKRTGFGVNLFDDWRYLDEGYPGQDNSTRIINPDFILNQPRYQGANILLARRNFGCGSSREHAPWALSEYGFRTVIAPSFADIFYNNCFKNGMLPIVLNEEIVDKLMKATFANEGYELTADLERQVVITPTGEEYAFEVDDFRKHCLLNGLDDIGLTLQQSGAIKEYEHKMMQKTPWIFNEVRA; this comes from the coding sequence ATGCAAGCTTATAACACTCAAACGGGTATCGTTTGCCCACTTGATCGCGCCAACGTCGATACCGATCAGATTATTGCAAAACAGTTTTTGAAGTCTATTAAACGTACAGGCTTTGGCGTTAATCTATTTGATGATTGGCGTTATCTGGATGAAGGTTATCCGGGTCAAGACAATAGCACACGTATTATTAATCCTGACTTTATTCTAAATCAGCCACGCTATCAAGGTGCTAACATCTTACTGGCGCGCAGAAACTTTGGTTGCGGCTCTAGCCGTGAACATGCGCCTTGGGCGCTTTCAGAGTATGGTTTTCGTACCGTTATTGCGCCGAGCTTTGCCGATATTTTTTATAATAACTGTTTCAAAAATGGCATGCTACCGATTGTATTGAATGAAGAAATCGTTGATAAATTAATGAAAGCGACGTTTGCCAACGAAGGCTATGAATTGACAGCTGATCTTGAGCGTCAAGTCGTTATCACCCCAACGGGCGAAGAATATGCGTTTGAGGTTGATGACTTTCGTAAACACTGTCTGCTAAATGGTCTTGATGATATTGGACTGACTTTACAACAAAGTGGTGCTATTAAAGAATACGAGCATAAAATGATGCAAAAAACGCCTTGGATATTCAATGAAGTTAGAGCTTAG
- the leuC gene encoding 3-isopropylmalate dehydratase large subunit: MAGQTLYDKLWNAHEVTKRDDGSSLIYIDRHLLHEVTSPQAFEGLELANRAPWRLSANIASPDHNVPTVTKERSEGVAGIKDKVSRLQVLTLDENCTKFDIAEFTINDARQGILHVVGPEQGLVLPGMTVVCGDSHTATHGALGCLAHGIGTSEVEHVLATQCLIQKKSKNMQIRVTGKLGAGVTSKDVVLAIIAKIGTAGGTGHAIEFAGQVFEDMTMEGRMTVCNMAIEAGARVGMVAVDDTTIDYVKGRPYAPTAEQWQQAETYWRTFYSDDDAVFDSVIEIDGSQIAPQVSWGTSPEMVVDITQSVPTPDQAIDEAQEEGWLRAYTYMGLQAGQKITDIQLDRIFIGSCTNSRIEDLRDAAAVIKGRKVADTIKEAIVVAGSGQVKLQAEAEGLDTLFTEAGFEWREPGCSMCLAMNADKLEPQEHCASTSNRNFEGRQGNGGRTHLVSPAMAAAAALAGHFVDVRTF; this comes from the coding sequence ATGGCCGGTCAAACGTTATATGACAAACTTTGGAATGCTCATGAAGTCACTAAGCGAGATGATGGTTCGAGTCTGATTTATATCGACCGCCATTTGCTGCATGAAGTGACGAGTCCGCAGGCATTTGAAGGCTTAGAGCTGGCCAATAGAGCGCCGTGGCGTCTGTCTGCCAATATTGCAAGCCCTGACCATAATGTGCCAACGGTGACTAAAGAGCGCTCAGAGGGTGTTGCAGGTATTAAAGATAAAGTGTCTCGCTTACAAGTACTGACTTTAGATGAAAACTGTACTAAGTTTGATATTGCCGAATTTACCATCAATGACGCCCGTCAAGGCATCTTGCATGTCGTCGGTCCTGAGCAAGGCTTGGTATTGCCCGGTATGACCGTCGTTTGTGGTGATTCTCATACAGCAACACATGGCGCACTAGGTTGCTTGGCGCATGGTATTGGCACATCAGAGGTTGAGCATGTATTGGCAACTCAGTGCTTGATTCAAAAGAAATCAAAAAATATGCAAATCCGCGTCACGGGTAAGCTTGGCGCTGGCGTGACCTCAAAAGACGTGGTACTTGCTATCATCGCAAAAATTGGCACCGCTGGTGGAACAGGACATGCCATTGAATTTGCTGGTCAAGTATTTGAAGACATGACTATGGAAGGGCGCATGACCGTCTGCAATATGGCGATTGAAGCGGGCGCGCGCGTGGGTATGGTTGCCGTTGATGATACGACGATAGATTATGTCAAAGGTCGTCCTTATGCGCCAACTGCTGAGCAATGGCAGCAAGCAGAAACATACTGGCGTACTTTTTATTCAGATGATGACGCCGTATTTGATAGCGTGATTGAGATTGATGGCAGCCAAATAGCACCGCAAGTATCGTGGGGCACGTCACCTGAAATGGTCGTTGATATCACCCAATCAGTGCCAACCCCTGATCAAGCCATTGACGAAGCACAAGAAGAAGGTTGGTTACGCGCTTATACTTACATGGGCTTGCAAGCAGGACAGAAAATTACTGATATTCAGCTTGATCGTATATTTATCGGTTCTTGTACCAACTCACGTATCGAAGATTTGCGTGATGCCGCAGCCGTAATTAAAGGTCGTAAAGTGGCTGATACTATCAAAGAAGCCATCGTCGTTGCGGGCTCTGGGCAAGTGAAGTTGCAAGCGGAAGCAGAAGGCTTGGATACCTTGTTTACCGAGGCAGGTTTCGAATGGCGTGAGCCTGGCTGCTCGATGTGTTTGGCGATGAATGCCGATAAGCTTGAGCCACAAGAGCACTGTGCCTCGACCTCTAACCGTAACTTTGAAGGTCGTCAAGGTAATGGCGGTCGTACGCATTTAGTGAGTCCAGCGATGGCAGCAGCAGCAGCGTTGGCTGGTCATTTTGTGGATGTGCGCACATTCTAA
- a CDS encoding LysR family transcriptional regulator codes for MNTTNLTTFVTVMQTSSISGAAEKLFITQPAVSKRIKNLEDEFNITLFDTVGRGIVPTQAASEMLPHAKRWLEDYENFKINLQHSKHIVSGKLVIGTSHHIGLHHLAPVLKHFIQAYPAVQLEVHFVDSETAHKSVLDGDLSLAFLTLPPVYDKRLSYHTLWSDPLFFMTGTLSPLATKSNVTLEQLARYPAILPSANTFTSQITLAEFAKHNLKPYATMSTNPLESIRMLVSVGLGWSVLPQTMISQDLERIDMADNIELQRYLGVVINPKLTQSNSVTALLELLAPIE; via the coding sequence GTGAATACCACAAATTTGACGACATTCGTCACTGTTATGCAAACAAGCAGTATTTCGGGTGCCGCAGAAAAACTGTTTATTACTCAGCCTGCGGTCAGTAAACGCATCAAAAACTTAGAAGATGAATTCAATATTACCTTATTTGATACCGTAGGGCGCGGGATTGTGCCAACGCAAGCGGCTAGTGAGATGTTACCTCATGCCAAACGCTGGCTTGAAGATTATGAAAACTTCAAAATCAACTTGCAGCATTCTAAGCACATTGTATCCGGAAAGCTCGTCATCGGCACCAGTCATCACATAGGCTTACATCATTTAGCGCCTGTATTAAAGCACTTTATCCAAGCCTATCCTGCCGTACAGTTGGAAGTGCACTTTGTGGATTCAGAAACCGCCCACAAATCGGTGTTAGATGGCGATTTATCATTGGCATTTTTAACATTACCGCCTGTATATGATAAGCGCTTGAGCTATCATACTCTATGGTCAGATCCACTCTTCTTTATGACCGGCACATTATCCCCTTTGGCCACAAAGTCTAATGTGACGTTAGAGCAATTGGCACGCTACCCTGCTATTTTGCCGTCTGCTAATACCTTTACCAGTCAGATTACCTTGGCTGAATTTGCTAAGCACAACCTAAAGCCTTATGCCACTATGAGCACTAACCCACTTGAATCTATTCGAATGTTGGTTTCTGTTGGACTCGGCTGGTCAGTATTGCCACAAACGATGATCAGTCAAGACTTAGAACGTATTGATATGGCCGATAATATCGAATTACAGCGTTATTTAGGCGTGGTCATCAATCCAAAACTAACGCAATCTAACAGCGTTACTGCTCTATTGGAATTACTTGCTCCGATCGAGTAA